The Myxococcaceae bacterium JPH2 genome has a window encoding:
- a CDS encoding DUF2267 domain-containing protein codes for MADHREDSRPDIESGEERTETRREPTLEERRARRSQMRSSQTYAAFLKRLCERGGMSPSVAQQAAVSVLCALEQRIYSEEASDLEAQLPRRLTELLHRCERHEGEARPAKFGREEMLRWVGEDLALNPDAVEPVVRAVLDSLRHQISEGEAEDVMAQLPEDLRHLWQREV; via the coding sequence ATGGCCGACCATCGCGAGGATTCACGTCCGGACATCGAATCGGGCGAGGAGCGCACGGAGACGCGGCGCGAGCCGACTCTGGAGGAGCGCCGAGCGCGTCGCAGTCAGATGCGGTCGAGCCAGACGTACGCCGCCTTCCTCAAGCGCTTGTGCGAGCGCGGTGGCATGTCCCCCAGCGTGGCCCAGCAGGCGGCGGTGTCCGTGTTGTGCGCGCTCGAACAGCGCATCTACAGCGAAGAGGCGAGCGACCTGGAGGCGCAGCTCCCGCGCCGCCTGACGGAGTTGCTCCATCGCTGCGAGCGCCATGAGGGCGAGGCGCGTCCGGCGAAGTTCGGTCGCGAAGAGATGCTGCGCTGGGTGGGGGAGGATCTCGCCCTGAATCCTGATGCGGTGGAGCCCGTGGTCCGCGCAGTGCTGGACTCGCTGCGACATCAAATCAGCGAAGGCGAGGCCGAGGACGTGATGGCCCAGCTCCCTGAGGACCTGCGCCACCTGTGGCAGCGCGAGGTCTGA
- a CDS encoding GMC family oxidoreductase, with protein sequence MQKLSSPWNELEPHYPVVVVGSGYGGAIAASRLSRAGQQVCVLERGKELRPGDYPTTATQALGEFQLHLPPGSGDMDVGSPTGMFELHRNGDLSVITGCGLGGTSLINANVVLRPDPRVFEDAKWPAAVRADVSGLLEDGFHHAEQMLRPTPYPHDAPALPKLRTLARSAEHLGGRLVRPPLAVTFEEGVNPAGVRQAACNLCGDCSTGCNTGAKNTVLMNYLPDAQRHGARIFTEVAVRYVARDGERWRIYYRPLNAGREKFGAPDLSLTADRVVLSAGTMGTAEILLRSHALGLGMSKRLGQHFSANGDVMGFGYNLDERVHAVGHGARDPSTREPVGPCIAGIIDQRDTVRQEDGMVIEDGVIPGAFASLMPGLLAGVAALVGEDTDSGMVDWVKERLRQVDSLVRGADHGAVENTQTLLVMSHDDGSGELRLEGDKVRVHWPRVGEQPVFTRVDERLRRATEALGGTFVRYPLWSKLTGNELLCTHPLGGCVMADRAEEGVVDHEGRLFSGDSGVGVHEGLYVCDGSVIPRALGTNPLLTISAVAERACALMARRNGWHIDYTPLAEAPAPARVLPVGVQFTETMHGYVSPAISADYREAGDPERSDAAPFRFILTVRTDDLDATLREPRHALRLAGTVSAPGLDSRPLMVTGGELQLMTREDAQPGGRRMVYLLHLQSEAGARYYLQGFKDVHDDPGLDLWSDTTTLFVTLHRGEGPSAPCIGKGYLRLTAEEFARQLTTLRVTNARDTSQRLAAVARFGSFFFGALYETYVRVAA encoded by the coding sequence ATGCAGAAGTTGTCTTCACCGTGGAATGAACTGGAACCGCACTACCCGGTGGTGGTGGTGGGGTCCGGTTATGGCGGCGCCATCGCGGCCAGCCGCCTGTCGCGCGCCGGTCAGCAGGTCTGCGTGCTGGAGCGAGGCAAGGAGCTTCGTCCGGGCGACTACCCGACCACGGCCACGCAGGCGCTGGGCGAGTTCCAGCTCCACCTGCCTCCGGGTTCGGGGGACATGGACGTGGGGTCTCCGACCGGGATGTTCGAGCTGCACCGCAACGGTGACTTGTCTGTCATCACGGGCTGCGGTCTGGGTGGCACGTCCCTCATCAACGCGAACGTGGTGCTGCGGCCGGATCCTCGCGTCTTCGAGGACGCGAAGTGGCCTGCCGCGGTGCGCGCGGATGTGTCGGGGCTGCTGGAGGATGGGTTCCACCATGCCGAGCAGATGCTCCGGCCCACGCCGTATCCGCATGACGCGCCCGCGCTGCCCAAGCTGCGGACATTGGCTCGGTCGGCGGAGCATCTGGGCGGCCGGCTCGTGCGTCCGCCCCTGGCCGTGACCTTCGAGGAGGGAGTGAATCCCGCGGGCGTGAGGCAGGCCGCGTGCAACCTGTGCGGGGACTGCTCGACGGGCTGCAACACCGGCGCGAAGAACACGGTGTTGATGAACTATCTCCCGGACGCTCAGCGCCACGGGGCTCGCATCTTCACCGAGGTGGCGGTCCGCTACGTCGCGCGGGATGGCGAGCGCTGGCGCATCTACTACCGCCCCTTGAATGCGGGGCGAGAGAAGTTCGGCGCGCCGGACCTGTCGCTCACCGCGGACCGGGTGGTCCTCTCGGCGGGGACCATGGGCACGGCGGAGATCCTCCTGCGCTCCCATGCGCTGGGCCTGGGCATGTCCAAGCGCCTGGGGCAGCACTTCAGCGCGAACGGCGACGTGATGGGGTTTGGCTACAACCTCGACGAGCGCGTGCACGCCGTGGGGCATGGCGCGCGCGACCCCTCGACGCGCGAGCCCGTGGGCCCTTGCATCGCGGGCATCATCGACCAGCGGGACACGGTGCGGCAGGAAGACGGGATGGTCATCGAGGATGGCGTCATCCCCGGTGCGTTCGCGTCGCTCATGCCTGGGCTGCTCGCGGGAGTGGCCGCGCTGGTGGGCGAGGACACCGACAGCGGCATGGTGGACTGGGTGAAGGAGCGGCTGCGCCAGGTGGACAGCCTGGTTCGCGGCGCGGACCACGGCGCGGTGGAGAACACGCAGACGTTGTTGGTCATGTCGCACGATGACGGCTCGGGCGAGCTGCGTTTGGAGGGAGACAAGGTTCGTGTGCACTGGCCGCGCGTGGGCGAGCAGCCTGTCTTCACGCGCGTGGACGAGCGGCTGCGGCGCGCCACGGAGGCGCTCGGTGGGACGTTCGTGCGCTATCCGCTCTGGTCCAAGCTGACTGGCAATGAGCTGTTGTGCACCCATCCGCTGGGCGGCTGCGTGATGGCGGACCGCGCGGAAGAGGGCGTGGTGGACCACGAGGGGCGCTTGTTCTCCGGCGACTCCGGTGTCGGCGTCCACGAGGGGCTCTATGTGTGCGACGGCTCGGTGATTCCCCGCGCGTTGGGGACGAATCCGCTGCTCACCATCTCCGCGGTCGCTGAGCGCGCGTGCGCGCTGATGGCTCGGCGCAATGGCTGGCACATCGACTACACGCCGCTGGCCGAGGCCCCGGCACCGGCGAGGGTCCTGCCCGTGGGCGTGCAGTTCACGGAGACCATGCACGGCTATGTGTCTCCAGCCATCTCCGCGGACTACCGCGAGGCGGGAGACCCCGAGCGCTCGGACGCGGCGCCGTTCCGGTTCATCCTCACGGTGCGCACCGACGACCTGGACGCGACGTTGCGCGAGCCGCGCCACGCATTGCGACTCGCGGGCACCGTCAGCGCTCCGGGCCTGGACTCCCGTCCGCTCATGGTGACGGGCGGCGAGCTGCAATTGATGACGCGCGAGGATGCGCAGCCCGGCGGACGGCGCATGGTGTACCTGCTGCATCTGCAGTCCGAGGCGGGCGCGCGCTACTACCTCCAGGGCTTCAAGGACGTGCACGACGACCCGGGCCTCGACCTGTGGTCGGACACCACGACGCTGTTCGTCACGCTTCATCGCGGCGAAGGGCCCTCGGCGCCTTGCATCGGTAAGGGCTATCTGCGGCTCACGGCGGAGGAGTTCGCCCGCCAGCTCACCACCCTGCGCGTGACGAACGCGCGGGACACGTCGCAGCGGTTGGCGGCGGTGGCTCGCTTCGGGAGCTTCTTCTTCGGTGCGCTCTACGAAACGTACGTGCGCGTGGCCGCGTAG
- a CDS encoding FAD-dependent oxidoreductase — translation MTSFHSRSRGPAHAVAARCKVYRPRTLDEVVAAVREAHSLAQPLTLRGGESNGEERVPPGGAVLSLAGLERVVALDEGARTVTVEAGARLERVDAYLLARGFGLPIGSGDAQTTAGGWASMGGAGPASLRQGLFIDNVRELEYVTWEGVLRRCGRAHEPRVFQRLLGGAGRYGVLVRLMLDIQPGDKQEARLLRTSVSARGLEAFVRGTLARVQEPGDARMALGVYAEGGTATRRWGWGRFSTYRDVPPRSLGLLTRAWAQRAWTGARRLAGWGSRGEGRVRAGLWLAGGLLHPWLASIHDVEQVPVGACDGVGLLVPAERYGELLSAVFPLLRRACADRGDSVLRVTVLPVRSGMLGQGDSSRRYCELVFQSGEGLASQVAERTAGVGAELDVACARYEARRFPEPTAPREPSPLHEVDLLPRDAQHPPAPAAPRGLRLVD, via the coding sequence ATGACGTCCTTTCACTCTCGCTCCCGTGGGCCTGCCCACGCCGTGGCCGCCCGGTGCAAGGTCTACCGGCCACGCACCCTCGATGAGGTGGTGGCGGCGGTGCGCGAGGCCCATTCCCTGGCGCAGCCTCTGACCCTCCGGGGGGGCGAGTCGAATGGGGAGGAACGTGTTCCTCCGGGTGGGGCCGTGCTGTCCCTGGCAGGTCTGGAGCGCGTCGTGGCGCTCGATGAAGGGGCGCGCACCGTGACGGTGGAGGCGGGCGCGCGGCTGGAGCGCGTGGACGCCTACTTGCTGGCGCGTGGCTTCGGGCTGCCCATCGGAAGTGGGGATGCGCAAACCACCGCGGGGGGCTGGGCGTCGATGGGCGGAGCGGGCCCGGCTTCGCTGCGCCAGGGGTTGTTCATCGACAACGTGCGCGAGCTTGAATACGTGACGTGGGAAGGGGTCCTGCGTCGCTGCGGGCGTGCACACGAGCCCCGCGTGTTCCAGCGGCTCCTGGGCGGAGCGGGTCGTTACGGCGTGCTCGTCCGGCTGATGCTCGACATCCAGCCTGGGGACAAGCAGGAGGCGCGGTTGCTGCGAACCTCTGTGAGCGCGCGCGGCCTGGAGGCTTTCGTACGCGGAACGCTCGCGCGAGTCCAAGAGCCAGGTGACGCGCGCATGGCCCTGGGCGTGTACGCGGAGGGCGGCACCGCGACGCGCCGCTGGGGGTGGGGCCGCTTCTCGACGTACCGAGACGTGCCGCCGCGCTCCTTGGGGTTGCTGACGCGTGCCTGGGCTCAACGCGCGTGGACGGGAGCCCGTCGCCTCGCGGGTTGGGGCTCGCGCGGGGAGGGGCGGGTTCGCGCGGGCCTGTGGCTCGCGGGTGGGTTGCTACATCCCTGGCTGGCATCCATTCATGACGTGGAGCAGGTGCCCGTGGGGGCGTGTGATGGCGTGGGGCTCCTCGTGCCCGCGGAGCGTTATGGCGAGCTGTTGTCGGCGGTCTTTCCCCTGCTGCGGCGGGCTTGCGCGGACCGGGGGGACTCGGTCTTGCGCGTGACGGTGCTGCCCGTTCGCTCGGGCATGTTGGGGCAGGGCGACTCCTCACGGCGCTATTGCGAGCTGGTGTTCCAGTCCGGCGAGGGGCTGGCGTCCCAGGTGGCGGAGCGCACGGCGGGCGTGGGTGCCGAGCTGGACGTGGCATGCGCTCGGTACGAGGCGCGGCGCTTCCCGGAGCCGACGGCGCCTCGGGAGCCTTCCCCGCTTCATGAAGTGGATCTCCTTCCGCGGGACGCGCAGCATCCTCCCGCGCCAGCGGCGCCACGTGGCCTGCGGCTGGTGGACTAG
- a CDS encoding DUF2905 domain-containing protein, which produces MRSTGGLLVVAGAVLMLIGLLVGTGALSWFGRLPGDLRFETEHTRVYIPLTSMLLLSLVFSLVAYVVRRLL; this is translated from the coding sequence GTGAGATCCACGGGAGGACTGCTCGTGGTCGCAGGCGCGGTGCTGATGCTCATCGGCCTGCTGGTAGGTACCGGTGCGCTGTCATGGTTCGGGCGCCTGCCCGGCGACCTGCGGTTCGAGACCGAGCACACGCGGGTATACATCCCGCTTACATCCATGCTGCTGCTCTCCCTGGTCTTCAGCCTCGTCGCCTACGTGGTGCGTCGGTTGCTGTAG